GATTTGGTGGGGGGatagcttatcaattaatcgtaagtcgattgataaggcaatcaactaatgattaatgaattaatcgataatttgcctCCCTACTCCCACCCCTTTCAAGTATTCTCCTACTAATGTCTACGGAGTTCTGAGGGAAAttatgaaagaaagaagaataaagGAGGAAAATTTTGATTTCTGTTGTTGCTCCCGGCTTATTATACACAATGTTTTTACCTGACATGGCCTTCTTCAGGTATAAAGGGTTTGACGCACAACACAAAATTTTCAGCACACAGCTCGGATTTTGCAACTAAAATGTTGGTAAAATATGCCACATATTTCAATTTCATATCATATTTCTATAATTTCAATAGACAACTGTGAATCTAGATCTTCAGAGTGGACGTCCATGAATTTCAATCCTTGCAAGACTAATATGTATTAATCACAAACAATGTGATCAATGTAATACACAAGGACAGCTCTTCATCATTCTGAATGTAACCTATCGGGTGGCTTTCAAGGACTCCATTGGATAAAAACCAGTCATGATACGCATGTAAAACCATCATAGCATGTGTAGGGTTTCTTCTACAGGCTGAAACGTTGCGCTCCATTACATAATTCACAGGACAAgcacaatagacaagcagtgtcgcagactttatttctttttcacttgggtTTCTTCTGCACTCatattgacaacaaacacctaccacttTGAATAGGTAGGTCCCCCAAAAACATTATTAAGATTTTGTACTGATAATGTTGCTTTAGAAAACAATGTTTACAGGTTCGGTGGTTGGGCAGTTTTGTATcacatttcatatgaaactgtacGAAATAGACCTTGCAATCATTGACCGTCACATATACAGGTCAACACCCTGAGTAGCCTACTACCCACCTTGACAAACAAATGTTCTACAGGAAATGCTGACGATGGATAACATCATACTGTCATGCATACCTCATGTAAGGGTCTACGCTGAGAAACACAGCCTCCAGCAGTATCTCTGCAAGACAAGACATAACAGGCACGTCTGATGACAGATTTCAGTATCAAGGAAACACCAGACAGTAGTCCTACCTGTGCATTTACAGAGGTGGCCAAGGAGAACGTaggagtacatttgtggtgtaagtagGTAGTAGTACTACAACACTGATATTACATAGCACTGATATTACACCAGTTGTTCCCTTGTACCCAATGGAGGTGAGTGACTAGACACTGTTGTTAATGAAATTGAAAAATAGTAAAAACCCAAAACTTTATCATAACCTGGAAAATGACAATCCATTTTCATTCACCATTTTATTCTACCTTTGTGCCATTAATTGAGACCAGTAGCCTACTTCCAAACCGAATAGCCCATTCCTGAGAGAAACACTATTGAATTCAACTTCTGAATCCTCGCAGCGCAACAAGAATCCACTGACTCACCTCCATCCTTGGGCTCAGGTAGCTGTTCCTCCTTCAGCTCAAAATCGCTATCTTTGGGGAAGCCATCGAAGTGCTTGCGAAGGATCCATACTTTGGCTTGCACCATGGTTCTCTGTTTAGGAACACTGTTGAGAGAACAACACGTATGTGGATAGTTCTACCTCTTTTGTCGATACCAGAGCTGCATACCGGTATGTAGAAATAATCTCCCAAGCGTCGTTATCACATTGATCAGATAACATGACTGTTTCTCGCGTCACTTGCACACTTCCTCCTACCGTTTCTGTATCCTACTGTCAAACTCGTGCACGAGGTATTAGTAAGTCATGCGCCATTGACGAAAAGCCTTTTAAATAGGCATATGACAACTTTGTCTTTACATAACTGTATGTAAacaagtgacaaaaaaaagagttggtatatgcatgcatgctagCAGGTGAGCCACATTTTGCCGCCACGGTGTAGACTATTGTTTCCATCCCAGTTTTCATGCAGTCTCCAAACTAATTTAAACGGAAAAAATGGCAAATTTTGAGTTTGCTGTATACTCAGAAACCCTCGGGAAAGGAGTGTTGCACAACACCAGGTTGAAACGTTACCTTGCGTCGTTCTCCATGGAATGAATTTACAGCACCGCGAGACGACACTTCAATTTTCATTGCAGCGAAAGTTAGCAAGTAGACCGCCCGCTTGGTCCTTTCTACATCTCTGATTGGCTCAAAAGTCACCGGGTCATAGAGGGCGTGATTTCTGATTGGCTACGTACATCAGCAGCGGCAGAGCCGTAGCATCGTCGATGAGATTTTATGATGACATGTCTGTCAGGCAGACGCTCATTCACGCTCGGTGTATTCGCAAAAAAAGGATGTGGAactaccaaagattttcttagttgcATCTGGTATTAGTCAGTGTAAGAAGAAAGACTGTAAATGTGGAAAGAAAATCTGTCCATGTCAACCAtctgtccatgtctctctctctctttcttttttatttctaacatgtaggcctacacacacaaactcacagacagttgtcaccccacacacaccgcaaagtaggcctattctcAGGTTAACTTCATAGCCAGGCTATAATTAGACATGGTCTAGCTAATAGGACAATGGTTCTACATTAGAGCCACCCGATTAGCGCACACCATATCTGCACTCACCAGAGTGAGTCAAACTTTTCAGTAGGCCCCACAAGTGAGTTATGTTTCAGAATAGGCCATGTGCAAATTGGACAATTATTTTGGACAGCGTTAATTTCACGCAGATGGCTATTTTCCAAGCCCTGTATGTTCAGTCAACTGAAGGAAAGAATAGcgcaacactgcttcttcacggtgCACCACTTTATTTAGGCTACGAGGTGTGGGCCCACGCAAAACGTGATCAAGCAAGTCCTGTATgttcaaaaaacttgtttgcctgcCCTAATACTTCTGCACGCAGTGTAGTTACCATGTTGGTAATTACACTGCGTGCAGAATTAGAACATACCAGGATCTGCTTTGTAAGCAGTGCTTTTCCACACTGTTTCCAGTGCACACATTCAAAAATTGCCctactcccctaaccaatgtctaCAACTACAAGCACAATTCAATCTTTACACTCAAATGTCAGTTCTAAAGCACACTTTTCCCAAAAcgctacacacaattctctgatcttgacacaattttcatgaattaAAACAGTggttttctcatggaacacacggTCATTCAACATACTAAAATTAATtgccataggcctactatgtgtagcctacttcatcacaTTGGCAAACTCctttcatatctgtttacaattaCAGGGTCGCttacagctttcgctgggccctggacaaagtcatctgaaagggccccctactacatacaatgtaatggggacccaattctgggccccctatgtaCATGGGCCAGTGACAACATGCCCCTGTGTCCCCCTTGTCGGCAGGCCTGCGTGTTTACAATCtgcaatcatcaccccataaggactcACAttacatgtgatattgatgaagacGAGTGGAATGGATGCAgtgagcacacacatttttttcctaGTTTTTGATCTctaaaatatgtaatacaagacACCAATTTCATGTAGTTACTCAATATTTTACAGCAAATTATTGCAACTTTTTTCAATGTCAGAAAAAATATGGACAATTGGCACACATCTGTGTgctctgagtctaaaaacaatattttagtAGGCTACTTTACAATACACTCTGTAGCAAGTGGAATACTGAACAAAATAAGGTCTACTGTACATCATGCTAGTTTTACCTATGCACATTGTGTTCAAATGGTTCATATGAGTGTGCATTAAAATGATTGTGTCATTTGAGAGCAAAATTgtctttttagaagagagtatatTGTGTTGAGGCATTatcctagaaatctagacgcccctagcggccgcaaattgaattttgcagtaggggtttggctcgccaggctaTTAAGGCATTCATTTCTCAGGAGAAGTGAGGAGTTTTGCCAGTTGTGcgtgagtttttggatttgtgtgtagagttttgagaatttgagacaTGTTTCccgaaattgtgtgtaaacaatcgagaaaaaactgtaaaataataataataataataataataataataataataatagtaataataataataataacaaataaatacataaaaaataaaaagaatacatCATTAAATAGTCCATTGTTgaaggggtcaattgtccaggGCACAGTATGGCCAGACTATCAGTAGGGAATGGGGTAGGCCTATGGGAAATTGCTGTGTTCctcaaaaactcttaagtagtagcCTAAGTAAGTAGCCTAGTGCTTACGTATGAGGGGcctcctaggcaatataccagaaataggtttcacatcatcactaaaagtttagaAATACACTATTTTATTCGCACATGCACTttagcaagcattttatttgcatgtagaacaaaacattgtatgtggaccaaatacaattattttatgCATAAACTTTTGGTGATAAGTACTACTTTGGCTTAATTACTAGAgattttttgggaaacgcagccatgggggaatggggtagggttgggaaatgacctgggCTGGACTCCCCAGCAGCTAATTAGTCAGCCACAGCATCCCCAA
This portion of the Engraulis encrasicolus isolate BLACKSEA-1 unplaced genomic scaffold, IST_EnEncr_1.0 scaffold_641_np1212, whole genome shotgun sequence genome encodes:
- the LOC134444647 gene encoding prostaglandin reductase 1-like → MENDASVPKQRTMVQAKVWILRKHFDGFPKDSDFELKEEQLPEPKDGEILLEAVFLSVDPYMRPFSRVRMQEGDVMIGTQVAK